The Streptomyces sp. NBC_00440 genome contains a region encoding:
- a CDS encoding LysR family transcriptional regulator, with translation MELSVWRTFVTVCRLGSLSAAAAELSHTQSAVSRQIAGLERQIGVPLVERHARGVRPTAAGEVFRRHALATLHEADRAVRAARDVRDGAFSRPLAVGAAPSLAAGIVPEAIRALLEQTGSVRWSLVPGLSAQLHQRVIGGDLDIAVVTDAPPGLAHDPRVERRFLGLDEMVVVLPAGHPQAGEGMVHIRTLADQTWAEDNDGSAALLRQHAARAGVSARIDLTAADLLGKLALVATGHAIALIPGVLTCALRADVTTVGLVDPPTRGIYTIAPRRDPHPAAETLHRQLATLVTDRP, from the coding sequence ATGGAACTGAGTGTGTGGCGAACTTTCGTGACCGTGTGCCGCCTCGGGTCGCTGTCGGCGGCGGCGGCCGAACTCAGCCACACGCAATCGGCTGTCTCCCGGCAGATAGCCGGGCTGGAGCGGCAGATCGGGGTGCCCCTGGTGGAGCGCCATGCGCGTGGTGTGCGTCCGACAGCTGCCGGCGAGGTGTTCCGGCGCCACGCCCTGGCCACGCTCCATGAGGCCGACCGCGCCGTACGTGCCGCACGGGACGTTCGCGACGGGGCGTTCAGCCGGCCGCTGGCCGTCGGCGCCGCGCCCTCGCTGGCCGCCGGGATCGTCCCCGAGGCCATCCGGGCCCTGCTGGAGCAGACCGGGTCCGTCCGCTGGAGCCTGGTCCCCGGTCTGAGCGCGCAGCTGCACCAGCGTGTGATCGGCGGCGATCTGGACATCGCTGTCGTCACTGACGCACCACCGGGGCTGGCCCATGACCCGCGGGTGGAGCGGCGGTTCCTCGGCCTGGACGAGATGGTCGTCGTCCTGCCCGCCGGCCATCCGCAGGCCGGGGAAGGCATGGTGCACATCCGGACGCTGGCCGACCAGACCTGGGCCGAGGACAACGACGGCTCGGCGGCCCTGCTGCGCCAGCACGCGGCCCGTGCCGGAGTCAGCGCCCGCATCGACCTCACCGCGGCCGATCTGCTGGGCAAGCTGGCTCTGGTGGCAACAGGGCACGCCATCGCGCTGATACCCGGGGTGCTGACGTGCGCGCTGCGGGCCGACGTCACCACCGTGGGCCTCGTCGATCCCCCGACCCGCGGCATCTACACGATCGCACCACGCCGTGACCCGCACCCCGCCGCGGAGACCCTCCACAGGCAGCTCGCCACGCTGGTCACGGACCGGCCATGA
- a CDS encoding tetratricopeptide repeat protein, translating to MQPRNMSMSGVVDLAAVKAAGEARQKAEQARAETARQGGAAPVSPVSLVIDVDEAGFERDVIQRSAEVPVVIDFWAEWCEPCKQLGPLLERLAVEYNGRFLLAKVDVDANQMLMQQFGIQGIPAVFAVVAGQALPLFQGAAPEAQIRQTLDQLIQVGEERFGITGIPVDPEAEPPAADAEPAEVPAGPYDALLEAAVQALDANDFDSAVQAYRNVLSQDPANEEAKLGLAQAELLGRVQGLDPQQVRKDAADSPADVKAQIAAADLDLVGGHIEDAFGRLVQTVQRTVGDDREAARVHLLQLFEVIGSDDPRVTAARSALARVLF from the coding sequence ATGCAGCCTAGGAACATGTCCATGAGCGGCGTCGTCGACCTCGCCGCAGTGAAGGCCGCCGGCGAGGCCCGGCAGAAAGCGGAGCAGGCGCGCGCCGAGACCGCAAGGCAGGGCGGCGCAGCGCCCGTCTCGCCCGTCTCGCTGGTGATCGACGTCGACGAAGCCGGTTTTGAGCGCGATGTCATCCAGCGCTCCGCCGAGGTCCCGGTCGTCATCGACTTCTGGGCCGAGTGGTGCGAGCCCTGCAAGCAGCTCGGCCCGCTGCTGGAGCGCCTCGCCGTCGAGTACAACGGCCGCTTCCTGCTCGCCAAGGTCGACGTCGACGCCAACCAGATGCTGATGCAGCAGTTCGGGATCCAGGGGATTCCGGCCGTTTTCGCCGTGGTCGCCGGGCAGGCCCTCCCGCTCTTCCAGGGTGCGGCGCCCGAGGCCCAGATCCGGCAGACCCTCGACCAGTTGATCCAGGTCGGCGAGGAGCGCTTCGGGATCACCGGGATCCCGGTGGACCCGGAAGCGGAGCCGCCCGCCGCGGACGCCGAGCCCGCCGAGGTGCCGGCCGGCCCCTATGACGCACTGCTCGAAGCGGCCGTACAGGCGCTGGACGCCAATGACTTCGACAGCGCGGTCCAGGCGTACCGGAATGTCCTCTCGCAGGACCCGGCCAACGAGGAGGCCAAGCTCGGCCTCGCCCAGGCCGAACTGCTCGGCCGGGTCCAGGGTCTGGACCCCCAGCAGGTCCGGAAGGACGCGGCCGACAGCCCCGCCGATGTCAAGGCGCAGATCGCCGCGGCCGACCTCGATCTGGTGGGCGGTCATATCGAGGACGCCTTCGGCCGTCTGGTCCAGACGGTGCAGCGGACGGTGGGTGACGACCGCGAGGCCGCACGGGTCCATCTGCTCCAGCTCTTCGAAGTGATCGGATCCGACGACCCGAGGGTGACCGCCGCCCGTTCCGCCCTGGCGCGCGTGTTGTTCTGA
- a CDS encoding zinc-dependent alcohol dehydrogenase, with protein MNTNKVVTLEGPGAALDVREQPMPKVQRDNLLVRVELSGVCATDLHICQGDIPGFRYPVTPGHEVVGTVAEAGADFTTDVTGRPVRPGDRVVVMPATPDGTCPSCRRARPVPDCDNFDVIGFSVPEERQAGGGWGQYVLCNSSRARVFVTEASPEAAVLAEPASTPVEGMRRAGVAFGDSVLVQGTGTIGLLAVAAAKALGAARIVAIGGPERRLRIAEELGADTTISIDGTPDPEERVRLAIAASPGGLGFDAVAECVGAPAVLPEGLSCLRKGGSYLELGHFSDVGEASINPYRHLLAKDARLVAVSGYTPESFHRALLMVERLGAAAESLVTHRLPMARAQEAVNALAPGQQYVLDGTEVGKIVIDPRL; from the coding sequence ATGAATACCAACAAGGTAGTCACGCTTGAAGGCCCCGGCGCCGCCCTCGACGTGCGCGAGCAGCCGATGCCGAAGGTGCAGCGGGACAATCTCCTCGTACGCGTCGAGCTTTCCGGCGTCTGTGCCACGGACCTGCACATTTGTCAGGGCGACATTCCCGGATTCCGCTACCCCGTGACACCGGGTCACGAGGTCGTCGGCACGGTTGCCGAGGCGGGCGCCGATTTCACGACGGACGTCACGGGCCGGCCGGTGCGGCCGGGCGACCGGGTTGTGGTGATGCCGGCGACTCCGGACGGCACCTGTCCGTCCTGCCGCCGTGCGCGGCCGGTCCCCGACTGCGACAACTTCGACGTCATCGGTTTCTCGGTCCCCGAAGAGCGTCAAGCGGGCGGCGGCTGGGGACAGTACGTGCTGTGCAACTCCAGCAGGGCGCGGGTGTTCGTCACCGAGGCGAGCCCGGAAGCGGCGGTTCTGGCGGAGCCTGCTTCCACCCCGGTGGAAGGTATGCGCCGGGCAGGTGTCGCCTTCGGTGACAGTGTGCTCGTGCAGGGCACCGGCACCATCGGCCTGCTCGCGGTCGCCGCGGCCAAGGCTCTGGGCGCCGCCCGCATCGTCGCGATCGGTGGCCCCGAGCGCCGGTTGCGCATCGCCGAAGAGCTCGGTGCCGACACCACCATCAGCATCGACGGGACACCCGACCCCGAGGAACGCGTGCGGCTGGCCATCGCCGCCAGCCCGGGCGGCCTGGGCTTCGACGCGGTTGCGGAGTGTGTGGGGGCTCCCGCGGTTCTGCCGGAGGGTCTCTCCTGCCTTCGCAAGGGGGGAAGTTACCTGGAGCTCGGGCACTTCTCCGATGTGGGCGAGGCCAGCATCAATCCCTACCGGCACCTGCTCGCCAAGGACGCGCGGCTCGTGGCGGTCTCCGGCTACACCCCCGAGTCGTTCCACCGCGCCCTTCTGATGGTGGAGCGACTGGGCGCCGCGGCGGAATCCCTGGTCACGCACCGGTTGCCGATGGCCAGGGCCCAAGAGGCCGTCAACGCCCTGGCGCCCGGTCAGCAGTACGTGCTGGACGGAACCGAGGTCGGTAAGATCGTGATCGACCCCAGGCTGTAG
- a CDS encoding GDP-mannose 4,6-dehydratase: MTTSPTTSSWQNRTVLVTGAEGFIGSTLVDLLVEQGARVRAFVHYKPYGEKGHLARHLGSSQVEMVAGDVRDAGRVDDAVAGCDTVFHLAALIGIPYSYDAPGAYVATNVVGTENIAESCRRHSVRRLLHTSTSEVYGTALTAPISEQHPLQPQSPYSASKIGADMMALSHWHAFELPVTVVRPFNTYGPRQSARAVIPAILAQLHSGAREIKLGSLTPTRDFTYVTDTARGFLALADCDRALGESVNLGTGQEISIGDLAQALIAASGRDAEVVIDPARLRPSGSEVQRLLSDNSRAREWAGWQPEVALTDGLKQTSEWIAEHLHLFAADRYQV; this comes from the coding sequence ATGACCACCTCGCCGACCACGTCCAGCTGGCAGAACCGCACCGTCCTCGTCACCGGAGCCGAGGGCTTCATCGGCTCGACCCTGGTCGACCTCCTGGTGGAGCAGGGGGCGCGGGTCCGGGCGTTCGTCCACTACAAGCCGTACGGCGAGAAGGGCCACCTCGCCCGCCATCTGGGCAGCTCCCAGGTCGAGATGGTGGCGGGGGACGTCCGGGACGCGGGCCGCGTCGACGACGCGGTGGCGGGCTGCGACACGGTCTTCCACCTCGCTGCGCTGATCGGCATCCCCTACAGCTACGACGCCCCCGGCGCGTACGTCGCCACGAATGTCGTCGGTACCGAGAACATCGCCGAGTCCTGCCGCCGGCACTCCGTACGCCGTCTTCTGCACACCTCCACCAGCGAGGTGTACGGGACCGCGCTCACCGCCCCGATCAGCGAACAGCACCCGCTCCAGCCGCAGTCCCCGTACTCCGCGTCCAAGATCGGCGCCGACATGATGGCGCTGTCCCACTGGCACGCGTTCGAGCTGCCGGTGACGGTGGTGCGGCCCTTCAACACCTACGGCCCCCGGCAGTCCGCGCGCGCCGTCATCCCGGCCATCCTCGCCCAGCTCCACTCCGGGGCCCGGGAGATCAAGCTCGGCTCGCTCACGCCGACCCGTGACTTCACCTATGTCACGGACACCGCGCGCGGCTTCCTCGCGCTGGCCGACTGCGACCGGGCGCTGGGCGAGAGCGTCAACCTCGGTACCGGCCAGGAGATTTCGATCGGGGACCTGGCGCAGGCGCTGATCGCGGCCTCCGGACGGGACGCCGAGGTCGTCATCGACCCGGCCAGGCTCCGCCCTTCGGGCAGCGAGGTCCAGCGGCTGCTCTCGGACAACTCGCGGGCCCGCGAATGGGCGGGCTGGCAGCCCGAAGTCGCGCTCACCGACGGGCTGAAGCAGACATCCGAGTGGATCGCGGAGCATCTGCACCTGTTCGCGGCGGACCGCTACCAGGTCTGA
- a CDS encoding DUF6114 domain-containing protein produces the protein MSAESTGSRDFTHWRLRFRAWRGNRPFWAGLFTMAGGVPIAYFPYANMHLGNVTLAMSTTAGAGSLIIGVLLVTLGVTMWYHAAVKAFAGVAAILLALISLPVANIGGFVVGFLLSMVGGALSLSWAPAKPNADPAVPAQGGSEDGTPHGSTPEGTAPVDEFLPFGHAPAVPEQPSRAYDKDTTVDANGGRHRAG, from the coding sequence ATGAGCGCCGAGTCCACAGGTTCCCGCGATTTCACCCACTGGCGGCTTCGCTTCCGCGCATGGCGGGGAAACCGACCCTTCTGGGCGGGCCTGTTCACCATGGCGGGAGGCGTGCCGATCGCCTACTTCCCGTACGCCAACATGCACCTCGGCAATGTGACGCTGGCGATGTCCACCACCGCGGGTGCCGGGTCGCTGATCATCGGCGTGCTGCTCGTCACGCTCGGTGTGACGATGTGGTACCACGCCGCTGTCAAGGCGTTCGCGGGGGTAGCGGCGATCCTGCTGGCGCTGATCTCCCTCCCGGTGGCGAACATCGGCGGTTTCGTCGTCGGCTTCCTGCTGTCGATGGTCGGTGGGGCGCTCTCGCTCTCCTGGGCGCCCGCGAAGCCCAACGCCGACCCGGCGGTGCCGGCCCAGGGTGGTTCCGAGGACGGGACTCCGCACGGAAGCACGCCCGAAGGCACCGCTCCCGTGGACGAGTTCCTCCCCTTCGGCCACGCACCGGCCGTCCCGGAGCAGCCGTCCCGGGCGTATGACAAGGACACGACAGTGGATGCCAACGGTGGGAGGCACCGTGCGGGGTGA
- a CDS encoding sugar porter family MFS transporter → MPMPPDSVAKATEQSAASGDGRLLGVAAGVAAVAGLLFGYDTGIISTALLSITQDFHLSSQGKEFVTSSILAGAIVGALVSARLSERRGRKFAAVLVGAVFAIGTVGSALAPDVEILIGSRLVLGLAVGGSSQVIPIYIAEIAPASRRGRLVVMYQVLIAAGVLVSAVVGYTTHSSWSWRWMVAVAVIPALLLVAATAFLPESPRWLVAHGQPERARNVLRRLRTSPEEAEAELREVSALPEQGKRKEKLSARWLRPALLAGLGVALFAQVTGINAIVYYAPTFLSESGFGESTALLGTVGVGAVETLMVILGAMTVDRIGRRRLMLWTLPGSALSLVVMGAASLAGNAGWAVMLFMLLYMAFNSLGMQVVAWLMGSELFPLPVRGKAMSAHATTLWGADLLVSMTTLTLVDSISLTGMLWVYAALNVAAIVFVVFRVPETTGRSLEQIESSLRDGTFVPRGNEGVE, encoded by the coding sequence ATGCCAATGCCACCGGACAGCGTCGCAAAGGCAACAGAGCAATCCGCGGCATCCGGGGACGGGCGGCTGCTGGGCGTCGCCGCGGGCGTGGCGGCGGTCGCCGGACTGCTCTTCGGTTACGACACGGGCATCATCTCGACCGCCCTGTTGTCCATCACGCAGGACTTTCATCTCAGCTCCCAGGGAAAGGAGTTCGTGACCAGTTCGATCCTGGCCGGCGCCATCGTCGGGGCCCTCGTTTCGGCCCGGCTGTCGGAGCGCCGGGGGCGGAAGTTCGCGGCCGTGCTGGTCGGGGCCGTCTTCGCGATCGGAACCGTCGGCTCCGCGCTCGCCCCCGATGTCGAGATACTGATCGGCTCGCGCCTCGTCCTGGGCTTGGCCGTGGGAGGGTCGTCTCAGGTCATCCCCATCTACATCGCCGAGATCGCGCCCGCGTCCCGGCGCGGGCGGTTGGTGGTGATGTACCAGGTACTCATCGCGGCGGGAGTGCTGGTGTCCGCCGTCGTCGGTTATACGACCCACAGCTCCTGGTCCTGGCGGTGGATGGTCGCGGTCGCGGTCATCCCCGCGCTGCTGCTGGTGGCAGCCACGGCTTTTCTCCCGGAGAGCCCGCGCTGGCTGGTCGCGCACGGTCAACCCGAGCGGGCCAGGAACGTGCTGCGTCGGCTGCGCACGAGCCCCGAAGAGGCGGAAGCTGAGCTTCGCGAGGTCAGCGCCCTTCCTGAGCAGGGGAAACGCAAGGAGAAGCTGAGCGCGCGATGGCTGCGCCCCGCGCTGCTGGCAGGACTCGGCGTGGCCTTGTTCGCGCAGGTCACAGGCATCAACGCCATCGTCTATTACGCGCCGACCTTCCTTTCCGAATCCGGGTTCGGGGAGTCGACTGCACTGCTCGGGACCGTCGGTGTCGGTGCTGTCGAGACGCTGATGGTGATCCTCGGAGCGATGACCGTGGACCGTATCGGCCGGCGTCGGCTGATGCTGTGGACCCTGCCTGGCTCCGCGCTGAGCCTTGTCGTCATGGGCGCGGCTTCACTCGCCGGGAACGCCGGGTGGGCGGTCATGTTGTTCATGTTGCTCTACATGGCGTTCAACAGCCTGGGCATGCAGGTCGTCGCCTGGCTCATGGGGTCGGAACTGTTCCCGCTTCCGGTACGGGGCAAGGCGATGAGCGCCCACGCGACCACCTTGTGGGGGGCCGACCTCCTGGTCTCCATGACGACCCTGACCCTGGTCGACAGCATCTCCTTGACCGGAATGCTGTGGGTGTACGCGGCGCTGAACGTCGCCGCGATCGTTTTTGTCGTGTTCCGGGTGCCCGAGACGACCGGGCGCTCCCTGGAACAGATCGAGTCGAGCCTGCGTGACGGGACGTTCGTCCCCCGGGGCAACGAAGGAGTGGAATGA
- a CDS encoding dihydrofolate reductase family protein — MRKIILTMSMSLDGYSEGPGRDISWHRIDDELHRHVNAYLATLGGFLDGRVTHELMAGFWPTADADPSISEPMKEFAAIWREMPKTVYSRTLERADWNTTVVREVVPDEVRALKARPGGDLSLGGAGLAASFMAHGLIDEFHIYVHPVLIGGGTPLFPAAGAFAGLDLAESRSFGNGVVLLHYRRAGESGPE; from the coding sequence ATGCGAAAGATCATCCTGACGATGTCGATGTCCCTGGACGGGTACAGCGAAGGACCCGGGCGGGACATCAGCTGGCACCGGATCGACGACGAACTCCACCGCCACGTCAACGCGTACCTGGCGACGCTCGGCGGCTTCCTGGACGGCCGGGTGACCCATGAGCTGATGGCCGGCTTCTGGCCGACCGCGGACGCCGACCCGTCCATCAGCGAGCCGATGAAGGAGTTCGCCGCCATCTGGCGCGAGATGCCCAAGACCGTGTACTCCAGGACCCTGGAGCGGGCCGACTGGAACACCACCGTCGTACGGGAAGTGGTCCCCGACGAGGTGCGCGCGCTCAAGGCCCGGCCCGGCGGGGACCTGTCGCTCGGCGGGGCCGGTCTCGCCGCGTCCTTCATGGCGCACGGGCTGATCGACGAGTTCCACATCTACGTCCACCCGGTGCTCATCGGCGGGGGCACGCCGCTCTTCCCGGCGGCGGGGGCCTTCGCCGGTCTCGACCTGGCGGAGTCACGGAGCTTCGGCAACGGCGTCGTCCTGCTGCACTACCGGCGGGCCGGTGAGTCCGGCCCGGAGTGA
- a CDS encoding DUF6230 family protein — protein sequence MSSQVRGGTRWKRFALVMVPSVVATAAVGVGLAQGALAASFSVSGQSFKVSADQLVGQDFVQYGSVATGKDLNGKSAAHAVAVSGFSSATINNMCQSVVTPNLPFGLGSVTLQLHAGTDAKKPVEATNLYLDVASLDADATFKNIDIGVAAGDPSNKTGIEHGTEKAVNPNGFAQRADEATLKHVKQTAWATTAGTFKLSNLSLRLKPGVQECY from the coding sequence GTGAGTTCCCAGGTACGTGGCGGAACCAGATGGAAGCGGTTCGCGCTTGTCATGGTGCCGAGCGTGGTCGCCACCGCTGCGGTGGGCGTCGGCCTCGCGCAGGGTGCGCTCGCCGCTTCGTTCAGCGTGTCCGGCCAGAGCTTCAAGGTCAGTGCCGACCAGCTGGTCGGGCAGGACTTCGTCCAGTACGGCAGTGTCGCGACCGGCAAGGACCTGAACGGCAAGAGCGCCGCCCACGCGGTGGCCGTGTCGGGGTTCAGCAGCGCCACGATCAACAACATGTGCCAGTCGGTGGTCACACCCAACCTGCCGTTCGGCCTTGGCAGCGTCACGCTGCAGCTGCACGCGGGCACCGACGCCAAGAAGCCGGTCGAGGCGACGAATCTGTACCTCGATGTCGCGAGCCTCGACGCCGATGCGACGTTCAAGAACATCGACATCGGTGTAGCGGCCGGTGACCCGTCGAACAAGACGGGCATCGAGCACGGCACGGAGAAGGCCGTCAATCCGAACGGCTTCGCGCAGCGCGCCGATGAGGCGACGCTGAAGCACGTGAAGCAGACGGCGTGGGCGACCACGGCCGGCACTTTCAAGCTCAGCAACTTGAGCCTGAGGCTCAAGCCGGGCGTCCAGGAGTGCTACTAA
- a CDS encoding SDR family NAD(P)-dependent oxidoreductase has protein sequence MNSPERVVLVTGSTRGIGRATAELFAASRYRVVVHGIRSEECDETLRAIRGAGGHAGVATADLTQEGAAEHLIDTAHAVYGRLDVLVNNAGANVFTGTLGTSIAQWQHAMDLDLRAVWLCSKAAARSLERPGAIVNVASNHAFSTMAGSFPYNVAKAGVVALGQSLALELTPERIRVNTVCPGYIDTPINETYFGGFADPARERARVEALHPVRRIGMPQDVARAIRFLADEQEAGFITGTSLLVDGGRSALMQDPDPEQAATRP, from the coding sequence ATGAATTCGCCGGAACGCGTCGTCCTGGTGACCGGTTCGACCCGCGGCATCGGCCGGGCGACGGCCGAACTGTTCGCGGCGAGCAGGTACCGCGTGGTCGTTCACGGTATACGGAGCGAGGAGTGCGACGAGACGCTGCGTGCCATCCGTGGTGCGGGCGGCCACGCCGGTGTCGCCACGGCCGACCTCACGCAGGAGGGGGCCGCTGAGCACCTGATCGATACCGCCCACGCGGTGTACGGGCGACTCGACGTGCTGGTCAACAACGCGGGGGCGAACGTCTTCACCGGGACGCTCGGCACGTCGATCGCGCAGTGGCAGCATGCCATGGACCTCGATCTGCGAGCCGTGTGGCTGTGCTCGAAGGCTGCGGCGCGCTCCTTGGAACGGCCGGGCGCCATCGTCAATGTGGCGTCGAACCACGCCTTCTCCACCATGGCCGGCTCCTTCCCGTACAACGTCGCGAAAGCAGGAGTGGTCGCCCTCGGGCAGTCGCTCGCGCTGGAACTGACGCCGGAGCGCATCCGCGTCAATACGGTGTGCCCCGGCTACATCGACACCCCGATCAACGAAACGTACTTCGGCGGCTTCGCCGACCCTGCGCGCGAACGGGCCCGGGTCGAGGCGTTGCATCCTGTGCGGCGCATCGGCATGCCCCAGGACGTTGCGCGGGCCATCCGCTTCCTTGCCGATGAGCAGGAGGCCGGGTTCATCACCGGTACCAGCCTGCTCGTCGACGGTGGCAGGTCGGCTCTCATGCAGGACCCCGACCCGGAACAAGCGGCGACCCGGCCGTAG
- a CDS encoding nuclear transport factor 2 family protein translates to MTAPHTPYTVAVLGLGRMGGAMAARLAAQGWDVVGWTRSGRTSGTAEVTGDANEAVAKADLVLLALFDGPACRQVLDDVRDALRTDTVVLNTSTVAPAEASELARLCGPSYIHAPVLGSVPAAAAGTLRILAAAGQDALDRARPVLEALGTVRRVDDASTAAALKLIANNSLAGAVLALRDSLRQADAIGLSRAQALDVLELGQLGGLVARKRSFLAEQPDAGTAEFTIGALAKDMDLLAAASDTPLRGAAGLAHTPAGPGADFAVAATVPAVEDAVLEPLRAYIRGHATGDPVHFRDAFLPTAHIEGIRDGAFVSWRLAEYCALFQGRPAPDEPARSRRIDAVDVHGTVATATMTLRHGADTFTDIFLLARVNSWRIANKAYHRHS, encoded by the coding sequence ATGACCGCACCACACACGCCATACACCGTCGCTGTCCTCGGCCTGGGGCGCATGGGCGGCGCGATGGCCGCACGACTCGCCGCCCAGGGCTGGGATGTCGTCGGCTGGACACGCTCCGGGCGCACATCGGGCACCGCCGAGGTGACCGGCGACGCGAACGAAGCCGTGGCCAAGGCCGATCTCGTACTCCTGGCACTGTTCGACGGGCCCGCCTGCCGGCAGGTTCTCGACGACGTCCGCGACGCGCTGCGCACGGACACGGTGGTGCTGAACACCAGCACCGTCGCTCCCGCCGAGGCGTCGGAGCTGGCCCGGCTGTGCGGCCCGTCCTACATCCACGCGCCCGTGCTCGGCTCCGTACCGGCTGCCGCCGCCGGAACCCTGCGGATTCTCGCCGCCGCCGGACAGGACGCACTCGACCGGGCCCGGCCGGTGCTGGAAGCGCTCGGCACCGTACGACGCGTCGACGACGCCTCCACCGCCGCCGCGCTCAAACTGATCGCCAACAACAGCCTCGCCGGGGCCGTACTCGCGCTGCGCGACTCACTGCGGCAGGCCGACGCCATCGGACTGAGCCGCGCCCAGGCGCTGGACGTTCTCGAACTGGGCCAGCTCGGTGGGCTCGTGGCCCGCAAACGCTCCTTCCTCGCCGAGCAGCCGGACGCCGGTACGGCCGAATTCACCATCGGTGCGCTGGCCAAGGACATGGACCTGCTGGCCGCCGCGTCGGACACCCCCCTGCGCGGCGCGGCCGGCCTGGCCCACACCCCGGCCGGCCCCGGGGCCGACTTCGCCGTCGCCGCCACGGTCCCCGCCGTGGAGGACGCGGTGCTCGAACCGCTCCGTGCGTACATCCGCGGACACGCCACCGGCGACCCCGTCCACTTCCGCGACGCGTTCCTGCCCACCGCCCATATCGAGGGAATCCGGGACGGCGCATTCGTCTCGTGGCGCCTGGCGGAGTACTGCGCTCTCTTCCAGGGGCGGCCCGCCCCGGACGAACCGGCCCGCTCCCGCCGCATCGACGCAGTCGACGTCCACGGCACCGTCGCGACCGCCACCATGACCCTCCGGCACGGCGCGGACACGTTCACCGATATCTTCCTGCTGGCCCGCGTCAACAGCTGGCGCATCGCCAACAAGGCCTATCACCGGCACTCCTGA
- a CDS encoding TetR/AcrR family transcriptional regulator — protein sequence MPFSKPTRTGRPRSAEADTAILVATRAALVDLGWSKLTMGEVATRAGVAKTTLYRRWSHKNELVVDAVAVLFDELELPDRGSLTADIEGVVLQFAALLARPETKTALMAVVAESISDEALRARIRSAIVDRQKRLVTIGRERAQARGELPTEDDPEASARHTDLIFDVVAGAVVHRALVSAEPVDEEWAREFTVLLCSGLSAPAPPA from the coding sequence ATGCCCTTCAGCAAGCCCACCCGAACGGGTCGCCCACGCTCCGCAGAGGCCGATACCGCGATCCTCGTGGCGACCAGAGCCGCGCTGGTCGACCTGGGCTGGTCGAAGCTGACGATGGGCGAGGTGGCGACCCGCGCCGGCGTGGCCAAGACGACGCTCTATCGCCGCTGGTCGCACAAGAACGAACTGGTCGTGGACGCCGTGGCGGTCCTCTTCGACGAACTCGAACTCCCCGACCGGGGCAGTCTGACCGCGGACATCGAGGGCGTGGTGCTCCAGTTCGCCGCGCTCCTCGCGCGGCCCGAGACCAAGACCGCGCTGATGGCGGTGGTCGCCGAGTCGATCAGCGACGAGGCGCTGCGCGCCCGGATCCGCTCGGCCATCGTCGACCGGCAGAAGCGGCTGGTGACCATCGGCCGCGAACGGGCCCAGGCCCGGGGTGAACTCCCCACCGAGGACGACCCCGAGGCCTCGGCCCGGCACACCGACCTGATCTTCGACGTGGTCGCGGGCGCGGTGGTGCACCGGGCCCTGGTGAGCGCGGAGCCGGTGGACGAGGAGTGGGCGCGCGAGTTCACCGTGCTGCTCTGCTCCGGGCTGAGCGCCCCGGCCCCGCCCGCCTGA